TTTACCATGGGTATGTATAcgttgtattatatatatttcttactaGATATACGATTCCGTGCATCATATAAATCTTATCAAGctctttgaaaataataatattgttgctaaaaaaaattaaggaaaaaatggaggagaagaaggaaTGATAGACTTCATGAATGAGCGGAAAGTTAGGGATTTAGTGAACAGCTGGGACTATGTTCCCTCTTACGAAGACAAAGACGGTGACTGGATGCTCGTCGGCGACGTCCCTTGGCCgtacgtcttcttcttcttttctataaattttcgattttttttattgatcatTTTAATAACTCCTTTCTCtaaatttacttatttattagaATGTTCGTTGATACATGCAAGCGTTTACGTCTCATGAAAGGATCTGACGCCATTGGTCTcggtatgtattttttttttttgaaaaagaaccTCGGTATGTATTTGCTACcaatgattttttatattagCGCTTTGTACATCGTCTAAACAGTTTACTtgtttaaatacaaaaactatAATCCACTTACTAACGTAGATAACATAATTACATAACCAATTTGGAAATTTTAGTTGCTTAACAATTGTAAAACATTTCAGCTCCGAGAGCAATGGAGAAGTGCAAGAGCAGAACTTGAAGTTAAAAACGTAAGTGGCCATGATCATATATTTGGTTAACACAGCTATGAGTGTTAATTGTGTGTTTTACGAAGAAAAATATTGCTCAATATCTACTGTTTCTTTTAATTGTCTGTTTTGATCTGAATTATATGTGTTATGTAGATAATGAACTTAAGTTAAATTTGTTGGACGTTTGTAATGGAAAATATGTAATAATTTGAACATCTTTTTGTGTTCATCTTcctttttttgctaagaatgtgTAAATATGACTAGAAAATGCCCTATATTTAATGAATGCAAAACATAGTGGtgttttttatatttgagtGAGTTGAATGTTCGGTTCGCACATCTTGAAACTGAACTGAAGATTGTATATATAATGAGAATTTGACCATGAAATACAGTTTATCCAAACGAATTAGTTTTCAAACCGAATTAATTAGAATGACAACACACATGTACATGTTATATCATATCGAATATAATTATGAATTAGCGGAAAGTATTCACTTTGTTGGTATATTGATTTGTTGGTACATAAAGTGATaacctatgttacatggaaacggaagcgggtacgtggaagcggaagcgtaaggaagcgcagaagcgagattttttaaaatattaggaagcgggtacgtgttggaagcgtatatccatatataaatatatatatatatatatatgtatatgtaaatttttttaaaaattaggactaaaattatatgatttaaatttgaaataaaacatttattcatttataataattttgaaatgattttatattaaaactgtaaaaatacacataaattatgtttacaaaaaatattatattagttatttttaatacttcataaataattgacacaatatgtttcaatatgtgctatagctttaataaaaaatctcaatgcataaatataatttatagtattatttttgatatttatatatttataattcaatattcattactattatttttttattttatatagatttaaactatggttttatattttattgatatacattgtatttaaaaaaaaatagaagcgtgattccaaaacggaatcataagcttccaacatgtttttaaagagaatattttagaaacgttttggaagcgagattccgcaagcttccacaaggttccgattccgattcctgttccgaagcgggaagcggacgtccgatgaagcttccgtgcaacgtagGTGATAACTGGCTTTGGCTGgaggaaataaaataaataaataaataggaCCCATAGGGAAGAGGGGGAGCAATGCCATGTGCATCTGGATGGGTCTCTTGATGAAATCACCTTTGATTGTATTTTCATTTCTGATTATACTAATTGGGAATATTAAATTGTCTACCAACCAAATTTTACAGGATTAAAAGTCATAATTATAGACATACTTATGTACATGTAactaataaacaaattaaatgtTACCGACAGtgacacatatatgatataagGTAGGTCTTCACAAACTTGTAGATCAAAAACCAaattatgcaaatatatcaaaCATATGTTTGTCCGATATAGTACAATAATTACGGACTTTGTTTATGGTGGTTGCTATTATTATAATGGACCTACCGTATGTCTCAACACTCTGATAGTTAGCTTTATTAATTTGATGTtcaatgtttaaaaattatcaGAAATGTGTAATATTCACTAATAGTATAATACATAAAGAAATCTGAGAATGTAAATTGATTGGGGAAGCGAAGCACATGGAGATCCCAAACGAACAAATCAAAGTTTCATAAATGTATCGCTTCAACGTTAcatgcatgcatatatatagaaaatgtcTAAATATGTATGTGTAAACACAAACATTTGTACAATCAATTACGTTGAAATGTTTCTACTAGAagtagtttaatatttatatcaacTACTCGGATCAGGCAGAAGCATGTTCGATGTTTGATGGGGACAATAATTAATTTGACAAGTTGACGCTCTAGAGGGTTCTTCAGGAAGCTAAAATTATCGTTAATATTCTTAAGTGGCAAACATATCCATTTTCTACATAGTATCGAcgataaaaatgaaatttgaaTGGAGGTCTTCTCGATTCACACACAGACTATacagttattattattattaataaaacccATAATATATCTTACGTATTTTGAttaaagacaacataaaattaaCATGTAGAGTCACTTGTGAGTTTATGCTACATgttaattctttttaaattttaaatgtaattaGCCAGCAAAGACAATATTAAAAGAATAAATTTTTGTCCGTAGATGCTCATTTTCATCATGTGATCGATGGGAATGCACCAAGGTTCCGAGTGAGGCGAGTTGTGGCATTCACCAAAGACCTTTGTGAATGGAAGAAGACTAGTCAAAATCTGATGAATTGTGATTTACAACTTAACCGGCTCAAGCCCAATAACTATACAAGGAAGGTTACAATTGTTAAACGATCAAGTCCAATGCTATAAGCCAAGCCCGTCTGTTCAATACGTGTAATGTGGTCTGCTTGAAAGAATTCACATAAGGGCCATTCAGCAAACTATATGTAGGCAATATGATTCCGGAAAAGACGGATGGAATGCTTGAAGAAATAGAATGCAAAAGCTTTCTATTACAcaaaatcaaaccaggaagaagaCCCATCTTCAAAAATTTATGAACAAGTGCAAAATCCGGAGAGAGAAGTAGTCATGCATAAAATCATCTCTCCAAAACTTTGAATGTTCTTGATttgatatatacatatctataaAATTACATAATGGCAAGATTAAATTCATGTTtaatttactaatttttttgatactgatatttagtaaattttgtagtttttaaaatttataaaagttcTGACTCTATATAACCTTAAACAATTTCTTACAATTGTATTATTATACTTAAAAttagttgaataatttttttaaaccttgaaaaaaataatgaaaatgcaTGAGCAAAATAGATTTAACAAAGTGTCTAAAAGTAGTTTCATTCATAAAgcaaaaacaaatgcaaaaaaagGATCCGCATACATAAAGACAAAATCAAAGCAAAGACCATATAACAATGGAACACATTCCCCGAACAGTAATATAAGGTCTTCACTTGAGAGGAATGAACCTTGAGGAGTGGGTAGCACCAACACCAGGCCTACCGTGCTTAACCGGCTTGTATGAGATGGAGAACTCAGCCAGGTAGTGACCAATCATCTCAGGCTTGATCTCGACTTGGTTAAACGTCTTTCCGTTGTACACTCCAATGATGCTTCCAATCATCTCTGGGACAATGATCATGTTCCTCAGGTGGGTTCTCACTGGCTCTGGCTTCTCACCCTGTGGTGCCTCCCttttctatttattaaaatcaaacataaatagTGTTAAATGGCTACCTAAGTAGAATGTAACATTCAGCATGTTATAATCTATATACAAgatatttaaattagaaaaagaaacaagacaGATCCTAAAACTACAAGAACCAACTCTTGTTTTAAACTAGCATATGAAATGTAAACTATGACAACATATACAACCATTACATGAACAGGCTAGAAGATACAATCTGTCTGAAAATGTTTACAAATGAGACTCTTAGCTAATATATAACTATGAATAACATAATTAACCATTCAACTAAGCCAACAGAGAGATAGAAATGACTTACAGCCTTACGCAGCTTCTTAATGAGAGCCATTGGCTTCCTGGTCAAACCTCTAGAGAACCTAAACCAATTTTCAGACAAAGATAACTGTcagaacaaaacataaaacattcaTTACACAATCTCGTTCGAAGTTTTCTGTATGTGTTTACCTTCTGCGAATACGAGAAGGGAAGAGCTTGACAAGATCATCAGTAGACATGTCGAGAAGAGCATCGAGATCGACTCCTTTGAAGGCAAACTTCTTGAACGTCCTCTTCTTTGGGACTCCAGCTGCAGCAACCTCTGGTTCAACATCCGCCTACACAGATAGTTTTTTTTAGCAAAGTAACAGGATAAGACAATGAAGTTAAGATTCAGGGACTGAGAATGGAGAACTCACCATGGTTAGATCTCGGCAAAAGGATAAAACCCTAAACGGCTAGAGGAAGTTTTATTAGGTCTTTGCAAAGCTGTGAGCCAGTTTCTTGCGGCGACACTGATATATATGGTGACTATGTTTGTTAATTAGGGTTCTTTTCGGCCCAGCCCATTACTGTTTATTTGTAGTCTTTCAGGGCCCAACTTTATTTCAGTCCACACTAGGAAACtctagaaatttttattttgttattcacGTTTGTCAATTATATCACCTcctgtaatatatatatatgaaccaCTAAAAATCCAAACACTGATTGGTAAATGGAATAACATGAGACTTATAAGTTAACATTATTATTTCCATGACATTATGTCTTGCGTGAAATATCTAGAGCGATTCTTTCGTATAGTAACATTTGTAAATTACATTATGAGGAAAACTATATATCCTAAACCTAGTTATGTTAGTAATTAACTTGTAAAATCGTATTCAAATACGCATATTAAGTAGTAGAAATTCTGCAAAAAtccatttattaattttattggCATTTGGactagaaaaacaaaataagacaAAAGTACCAACGAAAAGAGCTCGAGATTAGCAAGAGACAACCATTTTTAAGGCTAGTTAACAATATCATTCACTTAGTCGCTTGAGCCTTTTCAATTTTCCTGATGGCATCGGTAAGTTGCTTCTGAAGCTTGGGCCTAGATGGGGCTAAAACGATATCATTCCAAACTGAACCGGGCTTGCTTAATACGTTCGGATCCG
Above is a window of Brassica napus cultivar Da-Ae chromosome A10, Da-Ae, whole genome shotgun sequence DNA encoding:
- the LOC106370933 gene encoding 40S ribosomal protein S15-1, encoding MADVEPEVAAAGVPKKRTFKKFAFKGVDLDALLDMSTDDLVKLFPSRIRRRFSRGLTRKPMALIKKLRKAKREAPQGEKPEPVRTHLRNMIIVPEMIGSIIGVYNGKTFNQVEIKPEMIGHYLAEFSISYKPVKHGRPGVGATHSSRFIPLK